TGTTCGGGGCCCTCACCTAGGATGCGCCGCCGATGAGCGGGCCCTACAGGGTGGTGGTGGCGAAGCCGGGGCTGGACGGCCACGACCGGGGCGCCAAGGTGATAGCCCGGGCGCTCCGCGACTCCGGCTTCGAGGTCATCTACACCGGCCTGCACCAGACGCCCGAGCAGGTGGTCCAGGCCGTGGTGCAGGAGGACGCCGACGCCCTCGGGCTGTCCCTGCTCTCGGGGGCGCACATGACCCTCGTGCCCAAGGTGATGGACCTGTTGCGGGGACAGGGGGCGGACGACGTGGTGGTGGTGGTCGGGGGGATCATCCCGGAGGCCGACATCCCCGAGCTCAAGAAGGTCGGGGTGGCCGAGGTGTTCGGACCGGGGGCGCCGCTCCCGGCGATCGCGCAGTGGTTGCAGCAGACCCTCGACTCCAGAGAGGAGCGGTAGTGGACCTGTTCGAGTACCAGGGGAAGCAGTACTTCGCCCGCTGGGACATACCGGTGTCGGCGGGAGGCGTGGCCGACACGGTCGACGAGGCGATGAAGGTGGCGGAGTCCGCCGGCTATCCCGTGGTGGTGAAGGCCCAGGTGCAGGTCGGAGGCCGAGGCAAGGCCGGAGGCATCAAGCTCGCCGCCGACGCCGACGAGGTCCGCCGGCACGCCGGCGCCATCCTCGGCCTCGACATCAAGGGCCACACCGTGCGCCGCCTGTGGGTCGAGCACGCGTCCGACATCTCCAAGGAGTACTACGCCAGCTTCACCCTCGACCGCGCCGCCAAGAAGCACCTCGGGATGGTGTCGGCCCAGGGCGGCGTCGAGATCGAGGAGGTGGCGGAGAAGGACCCGACGGCCATCGCCCGCCTCCACATCGATCCGGTGGACGGCCTCGACCTGGCCGCCGCCACGCGACTGGTCGAGGAGGCCAACCTCGACCCCGAGGCGCGGGCCGGCGCCGCCGACATCCTGGTGAAGCTCTACCGCTGCTTCGTCGAGGGGGACGCCGACCTGGTCGAGATCAACCCCCTGATCCTGACCCCGGAGGGCAAGGTCCACGCCCTCGACGCCAAGGTCACCCTCGACGACAGCGCCGCCTTCCGTCATCCCGAGTGGGACGAGTTCCGGGGCCTCGAGGAGATGGATCCGCGCGACCGCCTGGCGCGCGACAAGGGCCTGCAGTACGTGGGCCTCGACGGCTTCGTCGGCATCATCGCCAACGGCGCCGGGCTGGCCATGAGCACCTGCGACGTGGTCGAGCAGGTCGGCGGCAAGCCGGCCAACTTCCTCGACATCGGCGGGGGCGCCAACGCCGAGGTGATGGCCAACGCCCTCGAGGTCATCAACACCGACGAGAAGGTGAAGTCGATCTTCATCAACATCTTCGGCGGCATCACCCGGGGCGAGGAGGTGGCCAACGGCATCGTGGCCGCCCTCGGTCGCGTGGACATCAAGGCCCCGATCGTCATCCGCCTCGACGGCACCAATGCCGACGAGGGCCGGCGCATCCTGTCCGAACACGAGTCCGACCGCCTCGTGTCGGTGCCGACCATGCTCGGCGCGGCGCGCAAGGCCACCGAGCTGGCGGGCGGGACCGTCAGGGAAGCGCAGGTGTCACGGTGAGCATCTTCGTCGACGACAAGACCAAGGTCGTGATCCAGGGCGTCTCGCCCACCGGTCAGGGCCTCTATCACGGCCTGCGCAACCGCAGCTACGGGACCCAGGTCGTGGCGGGCACCAACCCCAAGCGCGGGGGCGAGGTCATCGAGGACATCCCCGTCTACGCCTCGGTCAAGGAGGCGGTGCAGGCCACCGGGGCCACGGCGTCGTTCATCGCCGTTCCCCCCGGGGGAGCTCCCGGCGCCATCCTCGAGGCGGCCGAGGCGGGCATCGCCTTCATCGTGTGCATCACCGAGTTCATCCCCGCCCAGGACGAGGCACGCGTCTACAACGTGCTGCGGCGCGACTTCCCCCAGACCAGGCTGCTCGGCCCCAACTGCCCCGGCATCATCAGCCCCGGCAAGTGCAACATCGGCATCACGTCGGGGGACATCGCCACGCCCGGCGGGCCGGTGGGGCTGGTGAGCCGCTCGGGCACCGTCTTCTACCAGGCCCTCTACGAGCTGACCCAGAAGGGGATCGGCCAGACCACCGGCGTCGGCATCGGTGGCGACCCCGTGCCCGGGACCAGCTTCATCGACTGCCTGTCGGCCTTCGAGGCCGACCCCGAGACGCGGGCCGTGCTGATGATCGGGGAGATCGGCGGCTCCGCCGAGGAGGAGGCCGCCGAGTTCATCGGCAAGGAGATGTCGAAGCCGGTCGTCACCTACATCGCCGGGGTCACCGCCCCGCCGGGCCGGAAGATGGGCCACGCCGGCGCCATCATCTCGGGCTCCAAGGGCACCGCCAAGGCCAAGATGGACGCCCTCGAGGCGGCCGGGGCCCGGGTGGCCATGAACCCCACGGCGGCGGCCGACATCATGGCCGAGGTGGTCGCCGGACTGGGCTGAACGGCCGGTTGCAAACGTCGGGCCCGAGCCGGTCCCTCCGGTAGCCTCGGTCCAGTGCGGCTCGGGGTGCTGGCGTCCGGCAGTGGGACCAACCTCGAGGCCATCATCGAGGCCGGGCTGCGCCCGGCCGTGGTCGTCGTCGACCGCCCCTGCCGGGCCACCGAGGTGGCCGCCGGCGCCGGGGTGCCGGCCGAGATCGTGGAGCGCGACTCGTTCGGCGCCGCCTTCGACCGGGTCGCCTACACCCACCGGGTCGTCGACGCCCTGGCCGCCCACGCCGCCGAGCTGGTGGCCATGGCCGGCTTCGGCACCATCCTGGAGAAGCCGATCTTCGACGCCTACGCCGGGCGGATCCTCAACACCCACCCCGCCCTGCTGCCGGCGTTCCCCGGCTGGCACGCGGTGGAGGAGGCCCTGGCCGCCGG
The sequence above is drawn from the Acidimicrobiales bacterium genome and encodes:
- a CDS encoding cobalamin B12-binding domain-containing protein; this translates as MSGPYRVVVAKPGLDGHDRGAKVIARALRDSGFEVIYTGLHQTPEQVVQAVVQEDADALGLSLLSGAHMTLVPKVMDLLRGQGADDVVVVVGGIIPEADIPELKKVGVAEVFGPGAPLPAIAQWLQQTLDSREER
- the sucC gene encoding ADP-forming succinate--CoA ligase subunit beta produces the protein MDLFEYQGKQYFARWDIPVSAGGVADTVDEAMKVAESAGYPVVVKAQVQVGGRGKAGGIKLAADADEVRRHAGAILGLDIKGHTVRRLWVEHASDISKEYYASFTLDRAAKKHLGMVSAQGGVEIEEVAEKDPTAIARLHIDPVDGLDLAAATRLVEEANLDPEARAGAADILVKLYRCFVEGDADLVEINPLILTPEGKVHALDAKVTLDDSAAFRHPEWDEFRGLEEMDPRDRLARDKGLQYVGLDGFVGIIANGAGLAMSTCDVVEQVGGKPANFLDIGGGANAEVMANALEVINTDEKVKSIFINIFGGITRGEEVANGIVAALGRVDIKAPIVIRLDGTNADEGRRILSEHESDRLVSVPTMLGAARKATELAGGTVREAQVSR
- the sucD gene encoding succinate--CoA ligase subunit alpha, which encodes MSIFVDDKTKVVIQGVSPTGQGLYHGLRNRSYGTQVVAGTNPKRGGEVIEDIPVYASVKEAVQATGATASFIAVPPGGAPGAILEAAEAGIAFIVCITEFIPAQDEARVYNVLRRDFPQTRLLGPNCPGIISPGKCNIGITSGDIATPGGPVGLVSRSGTVFYQALYELTQKGIGQTTGVGIGGDPVPGTSFIDCLSAFEADPETRAVLMIGEIGGSAEEEAAEFIGKEMSKPVVTYIAGVTAPPGRKMGHAGAIISGSKGTAKAKMDALEAAGARVAMNPTAAADIMAEVVAGLG
- the purN gene encoding phosphoribosylglycinamide formyltransferase; its protein translation is MRLGVLASGSGTNLEAIIEAGLRPAVVVVDRPCRATEVAAGAGVPAEIVERDSFGAAFDRVAYTHRVVDALAAHAAELVAMAGFGTILEKPIFDAYAGRILNTHPALLPAFPGWHAVEEALAAGVKVTGCTVHVATLDVDSGPILAQEAVPVLPGDTVASLHERIKAVERRLFPETIRLFSEGALPT